From Paludisphaera rhizosphaerae, the proteins below share one genomic window:
- a CDS encoding AAA family ATPase: MTPQHTTEAASPAQEDLYALTSRLLENVGLVVLGKAESIKLAVVALLAQGHVLVEDVPGVGKTLLARALAASIDCSFRRIQFTPDLLPSDVLGSSVFHAPSSEFVFKPGPLFANVVLADEINRTTPRTQSALLEAMADRQVSVEGVTYPLHQPFIVLATQNPYEFEGTYILPESQLDRFMIRIRMGYPIRSEERRLLHDHRSGEPVKALKPVLTASDVVRLQEGVRRVRVDEAIVDYLLDVVHLTRRSEDLHVGVSTRGALTLYRAAQGLALVSGRDFVVPDDVKTLAVPVLAHRVLGKSFLQAGEFGAAEAIIRDIVDRVKVPT; this comes from the coding sequence ATGACCCCACAGCACACCACTGAAGCCGCTTCCCCCGCCCAGGAAGACCTTTACGCACTGACGAGCCGGCTGCTGGAGAATGTCGGTCTGGTGGTGCTTGGCAAAGCCGAGTCGATCAAGCTCGCCGTGGTCGCACTGCTGGCGCAGGGGCACGTGCTGGTCGAAGACGTCCCAGGCGTGGGCAAGACGCTGCTGGCGCGAGCCCTTGCGGCCAGTATCGACTGTTCGTTCCGGCGAATCCAGTTCACCCCCGACCTTCTGCCGTCGGACGTGCTGGGTTCGAGCGTTTTCCACGCGCCGTCGAGCGAGTTCGTCTTCAAGCCCGGGCCGCTCTTCGCGAACGTCGTGCTCGCCGACGAGATCAACCGCACCACCCCGCGAACCCAAAGCGCGCTGCTGGAGGCGATGGCTGATCGCCAGGTGTCGGTCGAAGGTGTGACCTACCCGCTCCATCAGCCGTTCATCGTGCTGGCGACGCAGAACCCCTACGAATTCGAGGGGACCTACATTCTGCCCGAGAGCCAGCTCGACCGCTTCATGATCCGGATCCGTATGGGCTACCCGATCCGGTCCGAGGAACGCCGGCTGTTGCACGACCACCGATCCGGCGAGCCGGTCAAGGCGTTGAAGCCCGTTCTCACGGCCTCCGACGTGGTGCGGCTCCAGGAGGGCGTGCGCCGGGTCCGCGTCGACGAGGCGATCGTCGACTACTTGCTGGACGTGGTTCACCTTACCCGGCGGAGCGAAGATCTGCACGTCGGCGTCAGCACGCGAGGTGCGTTGACGCTCTACCGCGCGGCTCAGGGGCTGGCGCTGGTCTCGGGACGGGATTTCGTGGTGCCGGACGACGTGAAGACCCTGGCGGTCCCCGTGCTGGCTCACCGCGTCCTGGGCAAGTCGTTCTTGCAGGCCGGCGAGTTCGGGGCGGCCGAGGCCATCATTCGGGACATCGTCGACCGCGTCAAAGTCCCGACCTGA